One window from the genome of Artemia franciscana chromosome 12, ASM3288406v1, whole genome shotgun sequence encodes:
- the LOC136033456 gene encoding protein adenylyltransferase Fic-like produces the protein MISIKSIAICASTLFASGAIYWTLGKYLKSKTDPREDWSSSTNQKNEFKPCNEDKTNYSPVSKDQIQTEEAAIDAQKDAEKRARTLVEEVKTTEENVKEVKKEENTTKALAARNHAVKMAKNGRQERAEYLFQQALFLAPGHPDILNDYGEYLEGAKNDFMLANSCYLKALKINPRHPKAVKNYENTKARVEKLDECLFHQIANKKDKILIVPDELTIELSKKMREVSIENEIKYIYNTASIEGNTLNLAQTRMVLEGQDVSDKNVLEVKEIIGLQTAVNYLRSSLLKKQEQISEAVILKLHDHVLGLVNPNESGAYRRVQVYVGGRKCPSYQEVHNRMQEFIKWLNSDEARRLHPLKYAALAHFKLVFIHPFVDGNGRVSRLLMNFLLMKAKYPLVIIQKEKKDEYFQAIRDGVLGDINPFVRFIAQEIDKTLDVFLLAKSDLA, from the coding sequence ATGATAAGTATTAAAAGTATCGCCATTTGCGCTTCAACCTTATTTGCTAGTGGCGCAATTTACTGGACAttaggaaaatatttaaaatcaaaaacagaCCCAAGAGAAGATTGGAGCTCATCTACTAATCAGAAGAATGAATTCAAGCCATGTAATGAAGATAAGACCAATTATTCCCCAGTCTCGAAGGACCAAATTCAAACGGAGGAAGCCGCTATAGATGCTCAAAAAGACGCAGAAAAAAGAGCCCGAACACTCGTCGAGGAAGTCAAAACAACAGAAGAAAATGTGAAAGAAGTCAAAAAAGAGGAGAATACTACAAAGGCTCTGGCTGCAAGAAACCATGCAGTCAAAATGGCAAAAAACGGCAGACAGGAAAGGGCCGAGTACTTATTCCAGCAAGCTTTATTTTTGGCACCTGGTCATCCAGATATTTTGAACGATTACGGTGAATATCTAGAGGGTGCAAAAAATGACTTTATGCTAGCCAACTCCTGTTActtaaaagcactaaaaataaATCCTCGCCATCCCAAAGCTGTAAAAAACTACGAAAACACAAAGGCTAGGGTGGAAAAACTAGACGAGTGTCTGTTCCATCaaattgctaataaaaaagataagattTTAATAGTTCCAGATGAACTTACAATTGAATTATCAAAGAAGATGAGAGAAGTAtccattgaaaatgaaatcaaatacaTATACAACACAGCGTCTATTGAGGGAAACACCTTGAATTTAGCACAAACACGTATGGTGCTTGAAGGTCAGGACGTATCcgataaaaatgttttagaagTTAAAGAAATCATTGGACTCCAAACTGCTGTAAATTATCTACGAAGTAGTCTACtcaaaaaacaagaacaaatttCCGAAGctgtaattttaaaattgcacGACCATGTTTTGGGATTAGTAAATCCCAATGAAAGTGGAGCTTATCGACGTGTGCAGGTCTATGTTGGTGGTCGTAAATGTCCATCTTACCAAGAAGTTCATAACCGAATGCAGGAATTTATCAAGTGGCTCAACTCAGATGAAGCCAGAAGACTTCATCCCTTAAAGTACGCTGCACTGGCTCATTTTAAGTTGGTATTCATCCACCCTTTCGTGGATGGCAACGGAAGAGTATCCAGGCTACTCATGAACTTCCTTTTAATGAAGGCCAAATATCCGCTCGTcataatacaaaaagaaaagaaggatgAATATTTTCAAGCCATAAGAGATGGTGTGCTTGGTGATATCAACCCTTTTGTTAGATTCATAGCTCAAGAGATAGATAAAACCCTAGATGtctttcttttggctaaatcAGACTTAGCATAG